GGATAAGTCATTCTGACATTGCCAGTTGCGGTAACTACACCTGTGATCGAGTTAGCCTCTTGGACATCAGCTCGGATTGTCAGAGCGGTGTTAGTTTGGGCTTGGGTTGATGGTAGAGAGCTTAAGGCGATCGCCAAAACTGGAATTGCAATTAAAAACAATTTAGTAATTGGGGATTGGTAATTGGGGATTGGGGATTGGTGCTGATTTTTTCCTTTTTCCTTTTTCCCTTTTCCTTGAAATCTGCTTAGTGGTGTCATAGGTTTTGTACCTTTTGTTCATACAAATTTACAATGGCTGCGACCACTTCTTCTATAGTTAGACCATCTGTATTAACTAAAGTTGCATCGACCGCCTGAGTTAGTGGTGCATAGTCGCGGGTGGAGTCTTTGCGATCGCGTTCTTGGATTTCATGCTTAAGGGTAGCGAGGTCGGGGGCAACCTGACCTTGAGCGATCAGATCGGCTTGGCGACGTTTGGCTCTCTCTTCTGCTGAAGCAGTCAAAAAGACTTTAACTTCTGCATCAGGGAATACATGGGTTCCAATGTCTCTCCCTTCCATCACAACTCCCCCTGTCTGACCGATCAGTTGCTGTTGTTTGACCAAAATTTCACGCACGGCGGTTTGGGCGGCGATCGCCGATACGTTTGCAGTGACTTCAGGGGTTCGGATCTCCGAGGTGATATCTTCGCCATTAAGCAAAACTTGCATCGGCTTACCTGCGATCGGGTTGGCAAATAATTGGATTTTTGAATTGGCGGCGATCTCTTTGACTTTGTTTTGCTCGCGTAAATCAATACCTTCGCGTAATACAGCAAGGGTGACACCACGATACATAGCGCCAGTATCTAAAAACAATAAACCTAATTTATTGGCTACCTGTTTGGTAACAGTGGACTTGCCCGCACCTGCGGGACCATCGATCGCAATGATCGGTTTTCTAGGGGTGATAGTATGACTCAGCAAAATATTATCAATCAAACGTGTATTTCCAATTCGAGCCGCGATCGCCAGCATTAACTCTGATTTAGAAGTAATTTGAGTACATGGTTGCAAGGTCTTGGCCTCGACTAACTCAATATACTCTAGATTAATTTCAGGGAGCTTCGCCAAATAATTTTGCGCTGCTTCGATAATTTGGGCAGGATAACAAAGTTCATAGCACAGGAAGAATTGCTGCTGAGCTTGTAGTAGACTTTGATAAATATGGGCTGCTAAAACCCGATCTTTGCCAGATAAGTATTGATTACGGGAACTGTAGGCTAAGCCGCTTGGTTCTCGCACCGTCGGACAGCCAATAATTTCCACAGGCAAGTTTAAATCAACCACTAAGTTCCGAATAATCGCTAGTTGCTGCCCATCTTTGCAACCAAAGTAGGCCCGATCAGGCTGTACGACATTCAATAGCTTGGTCACGATTGTGGCTACACCTTGAAAATGACTAACCCGCGATCGCCCACACAAAATATTAGTCATTTCTGGGGGAGGGATGACTTGGGTGAGTTTGTTTATGGCATTTAGCCCCATCTCTTGCGGATCAGGTGCAAAAATTGCATCAACGCCTGCATTCTCGCAAAGCTGGTGATCAAGTTCTAGAGTACGCGGATATTTAACAAAATCTTCCCCTGCCCCAAATTGCAAAGGATTGATAAAAATGCTCACAACTACGCAAGCATTTTCAGTTCTAGCCCGATCAATTAGGCTCAAATGTCCAATGTGCAAAGCCCCCATAGTTGGCACAAGCCCTATGGATACTTGCCCTAATGACTGGTTAAATTTTTGGTCATTTAAGTAATTACGCAGAGCAGCGATCGTAGTAAATAGCTGTGTCAAGTAAACAACCTCAACGAAATCACTATAAAAAGCATAGCTGTCTCAGGTAGAAGATGACTATGCTTTTTATAACGGATCATCCAAAAAGAGAGTGCA
This genomic stretch from Pseudanabaena galeata CCNP1313 harbors:
- a CDS encoding bifunctional pantoate--beta-alanine ligase/(d)CMP kinase, with protein sequence MTQLFTTIAALRNYLNDQKFNQSLGQVSIGLVPTMGALHIGHLSLIDRARTENACVVVSIFINPLQFGAGEDFVKYPRTLELDHQLCENAGVDAIFAPDPQEMGLNAINKLTQVIPPPEMTNILCGRSRVSHFQGVATIVTKLLNVVQPDRAYFGCKDGQQLAIIRNLVVDLNLPVEIIGCPTVREPSGLAYSSRNQYLSGKDRVLAAHIYQSLLQAQQQFFLCYELCYPAQIIEAAQNYLAKLPEINLEYIELVEAKTLQPCTQITSKSELMLAIAARIGNTRLIDNILLSHTITPRKPIIAIDGPAGAGKSTVTKQVANKLGLLFLDTGAMYRGVTLAVLREGIDLREQNKVKEIAANSKIQLFANPIAGKPMQVLLNGEDITSEIRTPEVTANVSAIAAQTAVREILVKQQQLIGQTGGVVMEGRDIGTHVFPDAEVKVFLTASAEERAKRRQADLIAQGQVAPDLATLKHEIQERDRKDSTRDYAPLTQAVDATLVNTDGLTIEEVVAAIVNLYEQKVQNL